In a genomic window of Homo sapiens chromosome 22, GRCh38.p14 Primary Assembly:
- the TFIP11 gene encoding tuftelin-interacting protein 11 isoform 1 (isoform 1 is encoded by transcript variant 5), which translates to MSLSHLYRDGEGRIDDDDDERENFEITDWDLQNEFNPNRQRHWQTKEEATYGVWAERDSDDERPSFGGKRARDYSAPVNFISAGLKKGAAEEAELEDSDDEEKPVKQDDFPKDFGPRKLKTGGNFKPSQKGFAGGTKSFMDFGSWERHTKGIGQKLLQKMGYVPGRGLGKNAQGIINPIEAKQRKGKGAVGAYGSERTTQSMQDFPVVDSEEEAEEEFQKELSQWRKDPSGSKKKPKYSYKTVEELKAKGRISKKLTAPQKELSQVKVIDMTGREQKVYYSYSQISHKHNVPDDGLPLQSQQLPQSGKEAKAPGFALPELEHNLQLLIDLTEQEIIQNDRQLQYERDMVVNLFHELEKMTEVLDHEERVISNLSKVLEMVEECERRMQPDCSNPLTLDECARIFETLQDKYYEEYRMSDRVDLAVAIVYPLMKEYFKEWDPLKDCTYGTEIISKWKSLLENDQLLSHGGQDLSADAFHRLIWEVWMPFVRNIVTQWQPRNCDPMVDFLDSWVHIIPVWILDNILDQLIFPKLQKEVENWNPLTDTVPIHSWIHPWLPLMQARLEPLYSPIRSKLSSALQKWHPSDSSAKLILQPWKDVFTPGSWEAFMVKNIVPKLGMCLGELVINPHQQHMDAFYWVIDWEGMISVSSLVGLLEKHFFPKWLQVLCSWLSNSPNYEEITKWYLGWKSMFSDQVLAHPSVKDKFNEALDIMNRAVSSNVGAYMQPGARENIAYLTHTERRKDFQYEAMQERREAENMAQRGIGVAASSVPMNFKDLIETKAEEHNIVFMPVIGKRHEGKQLYTFGRIVIYIDRGVVFVQGEKTWVPTSLQSLIDMAK; encoded by the exons ATGTCATTGTCCCACTTATACCGGGATGGGGAAGGCCgcattgatgatgatgatgacgagcGGGAGAACTTTGAGATCACTGACTGGGATCTCCAGAATGAGTTCAACCCCAACCGACAGCGCCACTGGCAGACCAAGGAAGAAGCCACCTACGGGGTGTGGGCAGAGCGAGACTCGGATGATGAGAGGCCCAGCTTTGGAGGCAAACG GGCCCGTGACTACTCTGCGCCAGTCAACTTCATCAGCGCAGGGCTCAAGAAAGGGGCAGCGGAGGAGGCAGAGTTGGAAGATTCTGATGACGAAGAGAAACCTGTTAAGCAGGACGACTTTCCTAAGGATTTTGGACCAAGGAAGCTAAAAACG ggTGGCAATTTTAAGCCCAGCCAGAAAGGTTTTGCAGGAGGAACCAAATCTTTCATGGACTTCGGCAGCTGGGAAAGACACACAAAAGGAATTGGACAGAAGCTTCTTCAGAAGATGGGCTACGTCCCTGGACGGGGCCTCGGGAAGAATGCACAAG GTATCATTAACCCAATTGAAGCCaagcagagaaagggaaaaggtgCTGTGGGGGCTTATGGATCCGAGCGCACCACTCAGTCCATGCAAGACTTCCCTGTGGTTGACTCAGAGGAAGAAGCTGAAGAG GAGTTTCAGAAGGAGCTGAGCCAGTGGAGGAAAGACCCAAGTGGAAGCAAGAAGAAGCCCAAATACTCTTACAAGACCGTGGAAGAGTTGAAGGCCAAGGGCAGGATTAGCAAGAAGCTCACTGCTCCCCAGAAGGAACTTTCTCAAGTCAAG GTCATAGACATGACAGGCCGGGAGCAGAAGGTCTACTACAGCTACAGTCAGATCAGCCACAAGCACAACGTTCCCGATGATGGGCTGCCGCTACAGTCCCAACAGCTGCCACAGTCTGGCAAAGAGGCCAAGGCCCCCGGCTTCGCGCTGCCCGAGCTGGAGCACAACCTGCAGCTGCTCATCGACCTCACGGAGCAGGAGATCATCCAGAATGACCGGCAGCTACAGTATGAGCGGGACATGGTGGTCAACCTCTTCCACGAGCTGGAGAAGATGACCGAGGTCCTGGACCACGAGGAGCGGGTCATCTCGAACCTCAGCAAGGTCCTGGAGATGGTGGAGGAGTGCGAGCGGCGGATGCAGCCCGACTGCAGCAACCCCCTCACCCTGGACGAGTGTGCCCGCATCTTCGAAACCCTGCAGGACAAGTACTATGAGGAGTACAGGATGTCCGACCGTGTGGACCTTGCTGTGGCCATCGTCTATCCACTCATGAAGGAGTACTTCAAGGAGTGGGATCCCCTCAAA GACTGCACTTATGGCACCGAGATCATCTCTAAGTGGAAAAGCCTCCTAGAGAATGACCAGCTCTTGTCCCATGGCGGACAGGACCTCTCAGCAGATGCCTTTCACAG GTTGATATGGGAAGTCTGGATGCCTTTTGTTCGAAATATTGTCACCCAGTGGCAGCCAAGGAACTGTGACCCGATGGTGGACTTTTTGGATAGTTGGGTGCACATTATTCCTGTGTGGATCTTAGATAACATACTGGACCAACTCATCTTCCCCAAGCTGCAAAAGGAG GTGGAAAACTGGAACCCGCTCACAGACACTGTTCCCATCCACTCTTGGATCCACCCATGGCTGCCCCTTATGCAGGCACGGCTGGAGCCACTCTATTCCCCCATCCGTAGTAAGCTGTCCAGCGCCCTGCAGAAGTGGCACCCCAGCGACTCCTCTGCCAAGCTCATCCTCCAGCCCTGGAAGGATGTCTTCACTCCTGGCTCCTGGGAAGCATTCATGGTCAAAAACATAGTGCCCAAGCTGG GGATGTGTCTTGGTGAGCTAGTCATTAACCCCCACCAGCAGCACATGGATGCATTCTATTGGGTGATTGACTGGGAAGGGATGATCTCTGTCTCTAGCCTGGTGGGACTTCTTGAAAAGCACTTCTTCCCCAAGTGGCTTCAG gTGCTGTGCTCTTGGCTCAGTAACAGCCCAAATTATGAGGAGATCACCAAGTGGTACCTGGGTTGGAAGTCGATGTTCTCAGACCAAGTGCTGGCACATCCATCTGTCAAGGACAAATTTAATGAGGCACTTGATATCATGAACCGGGCGGTGTCCTCCAACGTTG GTGCCTACATGCAGCCAGGAGCACGGGAGAACATTGCCTATCTCACCCACACGGAGCGGAGGAAGGACTTCCAGTACGAGGCCATGCAGGAGAGGCGGGAGGCTGAGAACATGGCTCAGAGGGGCATTGGCGTGGCCGCTAGCTCTGTGCCCATGAACTTTAAGGACCTCATTGAGACCAAGGCTGAGGAGCACAACATTGTCTTCATGCCCGTCATTGGGAAGCGACACGAAGGGAAGCAGCTCTACACCTTTGGCCGCATTGTGATCTACATCGACCGGGGAGTGGTCTTTGTCCAGGGCGAGAAGACGTGGGTGCCCACCTCACTGCAGAGCCTGATCGACATGGCCAAGTGA
- the TFIP11 gene encoding tuftelin-interacting protein 11 isoform 2 (isoform 2 is encoded by transcript variant 7) has product MVKLNLVRWTLGQTARERQARGLTSSTPEFEPYEQWNLGARDYSAPVNFISAGLKKGAAEEAELEDSDDEEKPVKQDDFPKDFGPRKLKTGGNFKPSQKGFAGGTKSFMDFGSWERHTKGIGQKLLQKMGYVPGRGLGKNAQGIINPIEAKQRKGKGAVGAYGSERTTQSMQDFPVVDSEEEAEEEFQKELSQWRKDPSGSKKKPKYSYKTVEELKAKGRISKKLTAPQKELSQVKVIDMTGREQKVYYSYSQISHKHNVPDDGLPLQSQQLPQSGKEAKAPGFALPELEHNLQLLIDLTEQEIIQNDRQLQYERDMVVNLFHELEKMTEVLDHEERVISNLSKVLEMVEECERRMQPDCSNPLTLDECARIFETLQDKYYEEYRMSDRVDLAVAIVYPLMKEYFKEWDPLKDCTYGTEIISKWKSLLENDQLLSHGGQDLSADAFHRLIWEVWMPFVRNIVTQWQPRNCDPMVDFLDSWVHIIPVWILDNILDQLIFPKLQKEVENWNPLTDTVPIHSWIHPWLPLMQARLEPLYSPIRSKLSSALQKWHPSDSSAKLILQPWKDVFTPGSWEAFMVKNIVPKLGMCLGELVINPHQQHMDAFYWVIDWEGMISVSSLVGLLEKHFFPKWLQVLCSWLSNSPNYEEITKWYLGWKSMFSDQVLAHPSVKDKFNEALDIMNRAVSSNVGAYMQPGARENIAYLTHTERRKDFQYEAMQERREAENMAQRGIGVAASSVPMNFKDLIETKAEEHNIVFMPVIGKRHEGKQLYTFGRIVIYIDRGVVFVQGEKTWVPTSLQSLIDMAK; this is encoded by the exons ATGGTGAAGCTGAATTTGGTACGCTGGACCCTCGGACAG acagcaagagagagacaAGCCCGAGGCCTGACTTCTAGCACTCCTGAGTTTGAGCCCTATGAGCAGTGGAACCTAGG GGCCCGTGACTACTCTGCGCCAGTCAACTTCATCAGCGCAGGGCTCAAGAAAGGGGCAGCGGAGGAGGCAGAGTTGGAAGATTCTGATGACGAAGAGAAACCTGTTAAGCAGGACGACTTTCCTAAGGATTTTGGACCAAGGAAGCTAAAAACG ggTGGCAATTTTAAGCCCAGCCAGAAAGGTTTTGCAGGAGGAACCAAATCTTTCATGGACTTCGGCAGCTGGGAAAGACACACAAAAGGAATTGGACAGAAGCTTCTTCAGAAGATGGGCTACGTCCCTGGACGGGGCCTCGGGAAGAATGCACAAG GTATCATTAACCCAATTGAAGCCaagcagagaaagggaaaaggtgCTGTGGGGGCTTATGGATCCGAGCGCACCACTCAGTCCATGCAAGACTTCCCTGTGGTTGACTCAGAGGAAGAAGCTGAAGAG GAGTTTCAGAAGGAGCTGAGCCAGTGGAGGAAAGACCCAAGTGGAAGCAAGAAGAAGCCCAAATACTCTTACAAGACCGTGGAAGAGTTGAAGGCCAAGGGCAGGATTAGCAAGAAGCTCACTGCTCCCCAGAAGGAACTTTCTCAAGTCAAG GTCATAGACATGACAGGCCGGGAGCAGAAGGTCTACTACAGCTACAGTCAGATCAGCCACAAGCACAACGTTCCCGATGATGGGCTGCCGCTACAGTCCCAACAGCTGCCACAGTCTGGCAAAGAGGCCAAGGCCCCCGGCTTCGCGCTGCCCGAGCTGGAGCACAACCTGCAGCTGCTCATCGACCTCACGGAGCAGGAGATCATCCAGAATGACCGGCAGCTACAGTATGAGCGGGACATGGTGGTCAACCTCTTCCACGAGCTGGAGAAGATGACCGAGGTCCTGGACCACGAGGAGCGGGTCATCTCGAACCTCAGCAAGGTCCTGGAGATGGTGGAGGAGTGCGAGCGGCGGATGCAGCCCGACTGCAGCAACCCCCTCACCCTGGACGAGTGTGCCCGCATCTTCGAAACCCTGCAGGACAAGTACTATGAGGAGTACAGGATGTCCGACCGTGTGGACCTTGCTGTGGCCATCGTCTATCCACTCATGAAGGAGTACTTCAAGGAGTGGGATCCCCTCAAA GACTGCACTTATGGCACCGAGATCATCTCTAAGTGGAAAAGCCTCCTAGAGAATGACCAGCTCTTGTCCCATGGCGGACAGGACCTCTCAGCAGATGCCTTTCACAG GTTGATATGGGAAGTCTGGATGCCTTTTGTTCGAAATATTGTCACCCAGTGGCAGCCAAGGAACTGTGACCCGATGGTGGACTTTTTGGATAGTTGGGTGCACATTATTCCTGTGTGGATCTTAGATAACATACTGGACCAACTCATCTTCCCCAAGCTGCAAAAGGAG GTGGAAAACTGGAACCCGCTCACAGACACTGTTCCCATCCACTCTTGGATCCACCCATGGCTGCCCCTTATGCAGGCACGGCTGGAGCCACTCTATTCCCCCATCCGTAGTAAGCTGTCCAGCGCCCTGCAGAAGTGGCACCCCAGCGACTCCTCTGCCAAGCTCATCCTCCAGCCCTGGAAGGATGTCTTCACTCCTGGCTCCTGGGAAGCATTCATGGTCAAAAACATAGTGCCCAAGCTGG GGATGTGTCTTGGTGAGCTAGTCATTAACCCCCACCAGCAGCACATGGATGCATTCTATTGGGTGATTGACTGGGAAGGGATGATCTCTGTCTCTAGCCTGGTGGGACTTCTTGAAAAGCACTTCTTCCCCAAGTGGCTTCAG gTGCTGTGCTCTTGGCTCAGTAACAGCCCAAATTATGAGGAGATCACCAAGTGGTACCTGGGTTGGAAGTCGATGTTCTCAGACCAAGTGCTGGCACATCCATCTGTCAAGGACAAATTTAATGAGGCACTTGATATCATGAACCGGGCGGTGTCCTCCAACGTTG GTGCCTACATGCAGCCAGGAGCACGGGAGAACATTGCCTATCTCACCCACACGGAGCGGAGGAAGGACTTCCAGTACGAGGCCATGCAGGAGAGGCGGGAGGCTGAGAACATGGCTCAGAGGGGCATTGGCGTGGCCGCTAGCTCTGTGCCCATGAACTTTAAGGACCTCATTGAGACCAAGGCTGAGGAGCACAACATTGTCTTCATGCCCGTCATTGGGAAGCGACACGAAGGGAAGCAGCTCTACACCTTTGGCCGCATTGTGATCTACATCGACCGGGGAGTGGTCTTTGTCCAGGGCGAGAAGACGTGGGTGCCCACCTCACTGCAGAGCCTGATCGACATGGCCAAGTGA